A window of Mytilus edulis chromosome 10, xbMytEdul2.2, whole genome shotgun sequence contains these coding sequences:
- the LOC139490988 gene encoding major facilitator superfamily domain-containing protein 9-like: MFQQNFILYLSGFLDLFGVSMIFPLLSTHVRDLGASSTLVGTIGSIYGGIQLISSPLVGRWSDVSGRRFCLLWCLLLTASGYVTLAIASTLTFVMLARILNGLFKHSQSLTKSLLADITSKEEQSAVLGTFNAASSLGFIVGPLIGGHVAETSNGFQKVGLLSAFVFIANSVLIYMCVEDHKKTSSKDDKLKPESEKIIKKVSSGENNFSPKIFLETFHSVNWTKLWDLFLIKFCMGFSIILLRSNFSLVMRESFQITPKTVGYLMSYSGCVSAFFGLLVGYIAKLYNNDAKLFMHMAIFQVVTLFMLSIIHETFWLYVLFLTPLSFITTVSRVAGTSLTIQRGERKEIGTLLGFSQSVMSIARMLGPFISGIVLDINKSGPAFIGGVVTLIAVFIMIVRPQGIVENSTKIVKPKKLD; this comes from the exons atgtttcaacaaaattttattttgtatttgtcaggATTTCTG GATTTGTTTGGAGTGAGCATGATTTTTCCATTGTTGTCAACACATGTGAGAGACTTGGGAGCATCGTCAACTTTGGTTGGTACTATAG gttctATCTATGGAGGAATACAGCTAATTTCCAGTCCCCTTGTA GGAAGATGGAGTGATGTGTCTGGTAGAAGATTTTGTTTGTTATGGTGCTTGTTGTTAACAGCTTCTGGCTATGTTACACTGGCAATAGCTTCCACATTAACTTTTGTCATGTTAGCAAGAATCCTTAATG GATTATTTAAGCACAGTCAAAGTTTAACCAAATCACTGTTAGCAGATATAACATCTAAAGAAGAACAGTCAGCTGTATTAGGAACATTTAATGCTGCCTCTAGTTTAGGGTTTATCGTTGGACCGTTGATTGGTGGACATGTAGCTGAAACTTCAAATGGATTTCAAAAAGTTGGATTATTAAGTGCTTTTGTTTTTATAGCAAATAGTG tgTTGATATATATGTGTGTAGAAGATCACAAGAAGACAAGTTCTAAAGACGACAAATTGAAGCCTGAGTCAGAAAAAATAATCAAGAAAGTTTCATCAGGGGAAAACAACTTCAGTCCAAAAATATTCCTTGAGACATTTCATTCAGTTAACTGGACTAAGCTGTGGGATCTATTCTTAATCAAGTTCTGTATGGGATTTTCAATTATATTATTAAGAAGTAACTTTTCTCTAGTAATGAGAGAATCTTTTCAAATTACTCCAAAAACAGTTGGATACCTGATGTCTTATTCTGGATGTGTATCAGCGTTTTTTGGCTTATTGGTAGGGTATATAGCCaaattatataataatgatgccAAATTATTTATGCATATGGCAATATTTCAGGTTGTTACTTTATTCATGTTGTCAATCATCCATGAAACCTTTTGGTTGTATGTGTTATTTCTGACACCTCTTAGTTTTATAACAACTGTGTCAAGAGTTGCAGGAACAAGTCTGACTATACAGCGAGGAGAGAGGAAAGAAATTGGGACATTGTTGGGTTTTAGTCAAAGTGTGATGTCCATAGCCAGAATGTTAGGACCATTTATTTCTGGAATAGTATTAGATATAAATAAATCTGGACCTGCTTTTATAGGTGGTGTTGTAACATTAATTGCAGTTTTTATAATGATTGTTCGCCCACAAGGTATTGtagaaaatagcacaaaaattgtTAAACCTAAAAAATTAGACTAA
- the LOC139492718 gene encoding toll-like receptor 6 has product MVNDANFTLNGDNTYKCGFIDLNNNNFESFIDFNDLGIDNITLLGTVLECGFSMQAMKWDCDCQMEPFLELAQDVISRIWRDYFNLTCWNPPEYRNMSVPGFATKDEFQNDNLHLLICNMSEGEEGKCPRYCHCYAQPKLSRTVVNCTGVGLTKLPLYMPDKENLTILMANNKIEIFESRNYLNRTRVIDISDNLIRIFTEDAVSMLKTDTVLTMNNNSLKQIPREFQKFDPCSKVRMGQVILDCDCKDIWIGDWAENRNVKQCNNLTDILCNTRNGQVSWIHLTWNDICGFENYDLFRILSILFSIALLVAVITSSVFYTFRFELSLIFRKVRSRDQRRVKPWLQYDVLFSFNEENKEVRQWVIETLEPQLQLAGYKTFLPLRDTIPGTLKEDEMIYNINRSKNYIVILCDDYLGDQWKEKEWKYVWHSFHKNLDRNIVLVNFDQVETSDIGNSRLKAFLRLTLDIDFANRNNTFLEDIQDKLGPPMRYGRVLRNAKTKYVTKTEHVELNI; this is encoded by the coding sequence atggtCAATGATGCAAATTTCACATTAAACGGGGATAACACTTACAAATGTGGATTTATTGATTTGAATAATAACAATTTTGAAAGTTTCATTGACTTCAATGATCTTGGTATTGATAACATTACACTATTAGGTACAGTGCTGGAGTGTGGGTTTTCTATGCAAGCTATGAAATGGGACTGCGACTGTCAAATGGAACCATTTTTGGAACTAGCTCAAGACGTGATATCAAGAATATGGCGCGATTATTTTAACCTAACTTGTTGGAATCCACCTGAATACCGTAATATGTCGGTGCCGGGTTTTGCGACAAAGGATGAGTTTCAAAACGATAATCTTCACCTTTTAATTTGTAATATGTCGGAAGGTGAGGAAGGAAAATGTCCAAGATACTGCCATTGTTATGCTCAACCAAAGCTGAGCAGGACTGTTGTTAACTGTACAGGTGTAGGATTAACAAAATTACCGTTATATATGCCTGATAAAGAAAATCTTACTATTCTAATGGCTaataacaaaattgaaatttttgaatCACGAAACTATTTAAATAGAACCCGTGTAATAGATATATCCGACAATCTCATCAGAATATTTACTGAAGATGCAGTATCAATGCTAAAAACTGACACTGTCTTAACTATGAATAACAATAGCTTAAAACAAATACCGAgagaatttcaaaaatttgacCCTTGCAGTAAAGTAAGAATGGGACAAGTTATCCTTGATTGCGATTGTAAGGATATTTGGATAGGCGACTGGGCGGAAAacagaaatgtaaaacaatgtaacAATTTGACAGATATTTTATGTAATACGAGGAATGGACAGGTTTCTTGGATCCATTTGACCTGGAACGATATTTGTGGTTTTGAAAATTATGACCTGTTTAGAATTCTTTCTATCTTGTTTTCAATTGCACTTTTGGTAGCTGTAATTACTTCAAGTGTCTTTTACACATTTCGATTCGAACTATCGTTGATATTCAGAAAGGTTAGATCACGTGATCAGCGTCGTGTCAAACCATGGCTACAGTACGACgtacttttttcttttaatgaaGAAAATAAAGAAGTAAGACAATGGGTTATTGAAACTTTAGAACCACAATTACAACTGGCCGGATATAAAACATTTTTGCCTTTACGGGACACAATTCCTGGAACATTGAAAGAAGATGAAATGATCTATAATATTAATCGAAGTAAGAACTATATAGTTATTCTTTGTGATGATTATCTTGGTGATCAATGGAAAGAAAAGGAATGGAAATACGTATGGCATAGTTTTCACAAAAACCTTGACAGAAATATAGTTCTTGTTAATTTTGACCAGGTCGAGACTTCTGATATAGGTAATTCAAGACTAAAGGCATTTCTGCGGCTAACATTAGACATTGATTTTGCAAACAGGAATAATACTTTTCTTGAGGATATTCAGGATAAGTTAGGTCCGCCTATGCGTTATGGCCGTGTGTTAAGAAATGCTAAAACAAAGTATGTGACGAAAACAGAACATGTCGAATTAAACATATGA